The genomic interval GACGAAGCCGCTTTCATTCAGCGTGTCGGTGTGGATCATCACCTGCACGTCATATTCGTCGGCGACCGACAGGCAGCAATCGATGGCGGCGGGCGTCGTGCCCCAATCTTCGTGCAGCTTCAGCGAGGTGGCGCCGGCCAGCACCATTTCGGTCAAAGCACCCGGCAGCGAGGCATTGCCCTTGCCGGCAAAGGCAAGGTTCATCGGGAAGGCGTCGGCTGCCTCGATCATGCGCGCGATGTGCCAGGGGCCGGGCGTGCAGGTGGTGGCGAGCGTGCCATGCGCCGGCCCCGTGCCGCCGCCGAGCATGCAGGTCATACCCGACATCAGCGCTTCCTCGATCTGCTGCGGCGCGATGAAGTGGATATGGCTGTCCATGCCGCCCGCCGTGACGATCTTGCCTTCAGCGGCGATCGCCTCCGTGCCCGGGCCGACGATGATATTGACGCCGGGCTGCATATCCGGATTTCCCGCCTTGCCGATCGCAACGATGCGCCCGTTCTTGAGGCCGATATCGGCCTTGTAAATCCCCGAATGGTCGACGATCACCGCATTGGTGATAACAGTATCGACCGCACCGTCCGCCCGCGTCACTTGGCTCTGCCCCATGCCGTCGCGGATCACCTTGCCGCCGCCGAACTTCACCTCCTCGCCATAAGTGGTGAAATCCTTCTCGATCTCGATGAAGAGCTCCGTGTCGGCAAGGCGCACCTTATCGCCGGTGGTCGGTCCGAACATGCCAGCATAGGCGGCGCGCGAGATCTTGTAGGGCATCCATCAGGCTCCGTAGGAGGAAGAGACAAGTGTTTTTTCGCCGAGCCGCGTGAGGCGACCGGCAGCAATAGAGCTATCGACAAGCTGCCGTTCGGCCGCAAACGGGTGCCATTCCCAGCCGGCGTGCCCGAAGCCGGCCAGCATGACCTCGGCCTCGGCAAATTTATTCATCACTTCGGCAACGACGATCATGCCGCTGCTCGGCACGACATAGGGCTCAGGCGCAAAGGCCGAAAGCGAGGCGTCGACTGCCTCGTGGACCGCCTTGCCGACGACGACATGCGTCTTGCCGGTCTCCGCGCAGAATGCGGCGAATGCATTCGTATAGTCGTCGCAGAAATCATCAAGATCGGGATGGGAGACGGCAAGCGGCTCCCGCATCGCAGCAAATTTTTCCGGGTCGCGAACGCTCCAGATTTCGCGAGCAGCAACGACGCCGGGATGAACGCGCCACTCAGGCGAACCGAGCATCGCCTTGGCCGGCCGACCGGTATTGCAGACCGCGACGGCATCGGTGCGGCTGCCGCCTGCCCCATAGGAGCGGCAATCGTTGAAGCGGATGACGAAATCGGCGGCATCGATCATGCCTGCCTGTCCTTCTCCGACCTCGCCATTGCCGACGATCACGATCTTTTTGATCACTTTAATTGCTCATCGTATCTTCGAGCCGTTTCAGCTCTTTCGTGCGTTTTTCCGTCTCTTCAGCCAGGCATCCGGCCACCAACATTGGCTCCAACGTTCCGCCGCGGGCCTGAAAGCCGAAGGCATCGCATTCGGCGTCGCGATAATCGATCCAGGCGCGCTGTGCCTTGACCAGCGCTTTCTCTGCACCCTTCATGTCGCCGTCGAGATCCTTGTCGACCGCCACCATGGCTGCGCGCGTCTTCTTGTACTGTTCGTTCAGCGCCTTGTCGGCGGTCTCGTGGCGCGCCACCTCGCAGGAGGTCATGTCCGATTGCGTCTGGGGATTCTTGCAATCGACATCCTGGGCCGAGGCACCGCCGGCCGCAACCAGCATCGCCGCCCCGGTAAGGCACATATTCAGACGCATACATGCCTCCCGATTGATCTAGAGCTTGCCCATCACTAGCTGACGGAAGCCGTAGACCTCACGCTTGCCGGACAGCGGGATCAGCGTCACCGAGCGCGTCTGCCCCGGCTCGAAGCGCACGGCCGTACCTGCCGGAATATCGAGCCGCTTGCCATTGGCCGCCGCCCGATCAAAGGAAAGCCCGGCATTGGTTTCCGCGAAATGGTAGTGACTGCCGACCTGCACCGGCCGGTCGCCCGTATTTGAAACCTCCAGCGTCACGGTCGGCGCGCCGGCGTTGAGTTCGATGTCGCCGCTTGCGGCAATGATCTCGCCCGGAATCATCTTCATTCTCCTCAAGCCGCCTTGGGCGCGCAGCCCTCGGCCTTCAACACGCGTTTCGTCGATGCCGGATTTTTGGCGAGCATGGCGGCCGGCCGGATGGGCCTGGCGACGAGATTGCCGCCGCAATTCGGGCAGGCGTCCTTCAATACGCCATCGGCGCAATCGGCGCAGAAGGTGCATTCATAGGTGCAGATCCGCGCTTCAGCGCTCGCCGGCGGCAAATCCTTGTCGCAGCATTCGCAATTGGGCCTGAGTTCCAGCATTCTACATCCTCACCTGATCGGTTCATGCACGGTGACGAGCTTGGTGCCATCCGGGAAGGTCGCCTCCACCTGCACGTCGTGGATCATCTCGGCAACGCCTTCCATCACCTGGCCGCGGCCGATCACGTGGGCGCCGGCCTCCATCAGCTCGGCGACCGGACGGCCGTCGCGGGCGCCTTCGACGACGAAATCGCTGATCAGCGCGATCGCCTCGGGATAGTTCAGCTTGACGCCGCGCTCAAGCCGCCGCCGCGCCACCATCGCCGCCATCGATATCAGCAGCTTGTCTTTTTCTCTCGGAGTGAGGTTCATTGCTTGCCCATCATGCTTCGCTTCATAAATTCCAGACTTTCGGCACGGACGCACCATTGCGCAAGACGGAAATGACTGGGATCAGTATTTTTCTCAGCGTGAAGCCGTCTGATGCCGCAAGGCGAACGACGAGCTTGTCGCTCCAGGCGCTCGCGCCGCCCATCGTTCCTTCGACGAGCGGCCGCACCTTGCCAAGATAAGCTTCCGCCAGCGGACCGGCATAAAGCAACGTCGCAAAGGCAACCTGCCCGCCGAGCACGGCCTGGCGCGCGGCGATTGCCGCGATGCCCTCGGAAAGCCTGAGCTCCTCGGCATGGATCAGCCGGCCCGAGCGGCGGATACGCCAACGGTCGCGGAAAAGCCCGGTCTCCACCGCCTCGCCCATCGCCTTGCGGCCGAGCAGCACGGCTTCGACGGCCAGAAATTCGGCGCTCTCGTCGAGATCGACATCGAGCCGGCGAAAAAGTGAAGCACGGTCGAAGAGGATCGTTTCCTGCGGCAGCCAGTCGACGCGCGCGCCCGCTCCGACGTCGATTCGGGTCGTCACCTCTGCGGTGCCCGCCGATGCCTTGTAGATCTTCTCGCAGGCCTGGGTCGTGACGTCGATGCGCGTGCCGGCGCCGGCAACGAAACTCCAGTCCATCCGGTCGCCGCCGGTCAGCCCGCCAGCGGTATTGATGATGACGGCTTCCATCGAGGCATCGAACGTATCGGGCAGGCGGATCTTCGCCGCGCCCTCCTGATAGAGTTCGTGGATGCGCGTGCGCCGGTCAAGCAGCCTTGCCGCCAGACGCCCGCGTCCTTCCGCTCTTTGCGGTCTCGTGATGGCCGCCGCAATGGTCATATCGTTCCTTTCGGTCACGCGATCGGCTTTCCATTCGACCGCGCCGATCACGGAAACCAAGCAATTCCCATGCCGTCCGCGAGATATCGGCGACGCGCTCGGGAGAATGACGAAGCGCCCGCACACCCCTGCCGCAAAATGCGGCATCTGCCCCTCAGACGGTCAGATGGCGACGGGCCTCCGGCGTATCCAGCGCCTCGGCAAGCCCTTCATGCACGATCTCGCCGCGATCCATGATGTAGACGTAGTCGGCAAGCTCGCGGCAGAAATCGAGATATTGCTCAACGAGCAGGATCGCCATGCCGGTGGAATCACGGAGATAGCGGATCGCCCGGCCGATATCCTTGATGATCGACGGCTGGATGCCTTCGGTCGGCTCGTCGAGCACGAGGATTCTCGGCCGCGTCACCATGGCCCGTCCGATCGCCAGCTGCTGCTGTTGCCCGCCGGAAAGATCGCCGCCACGCCGCGACAGCATCGACTTCAGCACCGGGAAGAGACTGAAGATGTCGTCGGGAATGTTGCGGTCGCGCCGGCCAAGCGGAGCGAAACCGGTTTCGAGATTTTCCTTGACTGTGAGCAGCGGAAAGATTTCGCGCCCCTGCGGCACATAGCCGATGCCTTGCTTGGCGCGGGCAAAGGGCGGCAGGCCGTTGAGCCTGGTATCGTTGAAGGTGACGGTGCCGGCCGACAGCGGATGCTGGCCGGTAACGGCGCGCAGAAGAGAACTCTTCCCCACGCCGTTACGCCCCAGCACGCAGGTGATCTTGCCCATCTCCGCCTTGATGGAGATGCCGCGTAGCGCCTGCGCCGCGCCATAGTGCAGATTTGCGTTTTCGACTGTCAGCATCCGTTCACCCGTTCCCCATCAGTTCATCAGACTGCGCCTCAGCGTCTGCAGGGCGTAGTCCTGTTCTTTCGTTGCCTCGCCGCCGACCGCGGCCACGTCCTCGGCAATACCGATCAGCTGCTGGCGCTCCTGCATGTCGAGCGCCTTTATCCAGAGGTCCCGGAATCGGCGGATCGGATCTTCGGGACTGGTGACGTTCTTGGACGCCCATTCGCCGAAAACCAGCACCTCTTCCATGTCGCCCGGCCGGATGATGCCTTTCATGCGGTTGCGCACGACATTCTTCGCCGCGTCGACATAGATCGGCTTCTCCTTGGCCAGACAGAAGAAGAAGGCCACCGCCGCAATCGCCGGATCGGCAATCGAGGCCAGCGGCGCGACCTCGGCCTGCTTGCGAAACTTTCTGCGCTTATAAGCGCCCCGCATGCGCTCGACGGAATCGATGATCTCGTTTCCCGCCTCGCGCACCATTTTAAAACGCCAATACCAGATGACCGCGCCGCTGAGCGCCGCGACCAGAATACCGAGAAAAGCCATGATGAAACCCCACAATAGACCCCGCTCGTTTTAGAACGTCTTCCTCTGTCAGGTTCAAGCCTGGAAG from Rhizobium lentis carries:
- a CDS encoding Urease operon accessory protein, translated to MIVGNGEVGEGQAGMIDAADFVIRFNDCRSYGAGGSRTDAVAVCNTGRPAKAMLGSPEWRVHPGVVAAREIWSVRDPEKFAAMREPLAVSHPDLDDFCDDYTNAFAAFCAETGKTHVVVGKAVHEAVDASLSAFAPEPYVVPSSGMIVVAEVMNKFAEAEVMLAGFGHAGWEWHPFAAERQLVDSSIAAGRLTRLGEKTLVSSSYGA
- a CDS encoding lysozyme inhibitor LprI family protein — protein: MRLNMCLTGAAMLVAAGGASAQDVDCKNPQTQSDMTSCEVARHETADKALNEQYKKTRAAMVAVDKDLDGDMKGAEKALVKAQRAWIDYRDAECDAFGFQARGGTLEPMLVAGCLAEETEKRTKELKRLEDTMSN
- a CDS encoding urease subunit beta, coding for MIPGEIIAASGDIELNAGAPTVTLEVSNTGDRPVQVGSHYHFAETNAGLSFDRAAANGKRLDIPAGTAVRFEPGQTRSVTLIPLSGKREVYGFRQLVMGKL
- a CDS encoding DUF1272 domain-containing protein: MLELRPNCECCDKDLPPASAEARICTYECTFCADCADGVLKDACPNCGGNLVARPIRPAAMLAKNPASTKRVLKAEGCAPKAA
- a CDS encoding urease subunit gamma, with the protein product MNLTPREKDKLLISMAAMVARRRLERGVKLNYPEAIALISDFVVEGARDGRPVAELMEAGAHVIGRGQVMEGVAEMIHDVQVEATFPDGTKLVTVHEPIR
- a CDS encoding urease accessory protein UreD codes for the protein MTIAAAITRPQRAEGRGRLAARLLDRRTRIHELYQEGAAKIRLPDTFDASMEAVIINTAGGLTGGDRMDWSFVAGAGTRIDVTTQACEKIYKASAGTAEVTTRIDVGAGARVDWLPQETILFDRASLFRRLDVDLDESAEFLAVEAVLLGRKAMGEAVETGLFRDRWRIRRSGRLIHAEELRLSEGIAAIAARQAVLGGQVAFATLLYAGPLAEAYLGKVRPLVEGTMGGASAWSDKLVVRLAASDGFTLRKILIPVISVLRNGASVPKVWNL
- the urtE gene encoding urea ABC transporter ATP-binding subunit UrtE, translated to MLTVENANLHYGAAQALRGISIKAEMGKITCVLGRNGVGKSSLLRAVTGQHPLSAGTVTFNDTRLNGLPPFARAKQGIGYVPQGREIFPLLTVKENLETGFAPLGRRDRNIPDDIFSLFPVLKSMLSRRGGDLSGGQQQQLAIGRAMVTRPRILVLDEPTEGIQPSIIKDIGRAIRYLRDSTGMAILLVEQYLDFCRELADYVYIMDRGEIVHEGLAEALDTPEARRHLTV